TTTGAGCTACTTTAAAAATAGCTGAGCTCCAAGGTAAATTTAGCTTATCAGTTGCATTTTGCGAGCCGTAGTTTTTCACATCTCCAATTAGTAAAGCTTTTAGTGTTGCCATATTTTTCCTATCAAATTTAGTTTATTCTTAAATTATTCGCGTGAGTTAGTGCGATCGCGATAGCATCGGTGATATCAAGCGGTTTTATCTCTTTATTTATACCTAAAATTTTCTTCACCATAAATGCCACCTGCTCTTTGTCAGCCTTTGCCTTGCCAGTGACTGTTTTTTTCACTTGAAGCGGCGTATATTCGGCAAAATCCCCATGAAGCTGCAAAATTTTAAGACTAAGTGCCCCGCGAAACTGAGCGAGCTTTAAGACAGTTTTTGGGTTGTAGGCAAAAAAGATGTCTTCTATCGCGACCTCGTCAAATTTATG
This genomic stretch from Campylobacter concisus harbors:
- the ruvC gene encoding crossover junction endodeoxyribonuclease RuvC gives rise to the protein MVMKILGIDPGTKNCGYAILEKSKFKTILLEAGLIKIKPNTLQYQITELCEGLDLIFKNHKFDEVAIEDIFFAYNPKTVLKLAQFRGALSLKILQLHGDFAEYTPLQVKKTVTGKAKADKEQVAFMVKKILGINKEIKPLDITDAIAIALTHANNLRIN